In Natranaerovirga hydrolytica, a single window of DNA contains:
- a CDS encoding LacI family DNA-binding transcriptional regulator, giving the protein MTIYDIAKVAGVSASTVSRVINNKENIKKETRDKVKQILREYNYIPNDQARGLVTRSTKLIGILVVDIRNAHHTDIAFVVEKFLRKKGYCSIILNAGEDESEMCEAIRIIEQRRVDGVLLIGSMFQNKRVKTEIIQNLSHIPIVMANGYIDRSNVYGVLVDEYEGVKKCVDLLFSKGKNNIAFIAKSTTPSSQEKIKGYIEGLKKHNYLEKDIIIIETNNTLKGGYKATQELLMEKKHIDAIIYSEDIIAVGGIQAVKDLGLCIPKKVAIIGVDNTIYGQIISPSLTSLDNKMTDMALQASNILIDDLEGMNHPEKIMLFSEIVERETT; this is encoded by the coding sequence CATTGCAAAAGTAGCTGGTGTTTCAGCCAGTACAGTTTCAAGAGTCATTAATAACAAAGAAAATATAAAAAAAGAAACAAGAGATAAAGTGAAACAAATACTTAGAGAGTACAATTATATTCCCAATGATCAAGCTAGAGGCTTGGTTACTCGTTCTACAAAATTAATTGGTATTTTGGTAGTGGATATTCGTAACGCCCATCATACAGATATAGCATTTGTTGTAGAAAAATTTTTGAGGAAAAAAGGGTACTGCTCCATCATTCTCAATGCAGGAGAAGATGAAAGTGAAATGTGTGAAGCCATAAGAATAATAGAGCAAAGAAGAGTGGATGGTGTGTTATTAATCGGTTCAATGTTTCAAAATAAAAGAGTTAAGACAGAAATTATTCAAAATCTATCTCACATACCGATTGTTATGGCCAATGGTTATATTGATCGTTCAAATGTCTATGGGGTTTTAGTAGATGAATATGAGGGGGTTAAAAAATGTGTGGATTTATTGTTTTCAAAAGGCAAAAACAATATTGCTTTCATTGCTAAAAGTACTACGCCTAGTAGTCAAGAAAAGATTAAAGGTTATATAGAAGGATTAAAAAAGCATAATTATTTAGAAAAAGACATAATCATTATAGAAACAAATAACACCTTAAAAGGTGGTTATAAAGCAACCCAAGAATTATTAATGGAAAAGAAACATATTGATGCCATTATATACTCAGAAGATATTATTGCAGTAGGGGGAATACAAGCAGTAAAGGATTTGGGATTATGTATTCCTAAAAAGGTTGCAATTATAGGAGTTGATAACACAATCTATGGTCAAATCATAAGTCCCAGTTTAACTTCTTTAGATAATAAAATGACAGATATGGCATTACAAGCTTCCAATATTCTTATTGATGACTTAGAAGGTATGAATCATCCAGAAAAAATCATGTTATTTTCAGAAATTGTGGAAAGAGAAACTACTTGA